In Camelina sativa cultivar DH55 chromosome 16, Cs, whole genome shotgun sequence, a single window of DNA contains:
- the LOC104751572 gene encoding egg cell-secreted protein 1.1-like encodes MAIKSSFMVTTLMLMVASSIVTARPLMKPSVGSSSPPTSLVYRLRLDEDTGYCWDSLMQLQHCSGELILFFLNGETYIGPGCCSAIKTVGRKCWPTMIGVLGFTAQEGDMLQGYCDGHDSDNNGEDHALSSSPLPLSVNYKPTVVRSFSNP; translated from the coding sequence ATGGCTATCAAATCCAGTTTCATGGTAACCACGCTCATGCTCATGGTGGCTTCCTCCATAGTGACAGCTCGACCTCTCATGAAACCATCTGTGGGCTCGTCGTCTCCCCCCACAAGCCTTGTGTACAGGCTCAGGCTTGATGAAGATACAGGTTACTGCTGGGACTCACTGATGCAGCTCCAACACTGCTCTGGAGAGCTGATCCTGTTCTTCCTCAACGGTGAGACTTACATTGGCCCTGGGTGTTGCAGTGCTATAAAAACAGTTGGACGCAAGTGTTGGCCTACTATGATTGGTGTTCTTGGGTTTACTGCACAAGAAGGTGACATGCTCCAAGGTTACTGTGATGGCCATGACTCTGACAACAACGGTGAAGACCATGCTCTTTCCTCCTCACCACTGCCTCTGTCCGTGAACTACAAGCCTACGGTTGTTAGATCCTTTTCTAACCCTTGA
- the LOC104751573 gene encoding thioredoxin Y1, chloroplastic gives MAAISLSSCKIPSLNSKDSSSVSAFTSRSISAVKFQFPVRRFRTGDFIKFPSLSSTTRCTPRPIEAKKQTYDSFEDLLVNSDKPVLVDYYATWCGPCQFMVPILDEVSSTLKDKIQVVKIDTEKYPSIANKYKIEALPTFILFKDGEPCDRFEGALTAKQLIQRIEDSLQVKP, from the exons atggcGGCGATATCTCTCTCGTCGTGTAAGATTCCCTCGCTGAATTCGAAAGATTCGTCTAGTGTTTCTGCTTTCACTTCTCGTTCTATCTCCGCCGTTAAATTTCAGTTTCCCGTTCGTCGGTTTCGAACCGGAGACTTTATAAAGTTTCCTTCTTTATCTTCAACGACTCGTTGCACTCCTCGACCT ATTGAAGCCAAGAAGCAGACGTATGACTCATTTGAGGATCTGCTTGTCAACTCTGACAAGCCAGTTCTGGTTGACTATTATGCGACCTG GTGTGGTCCCTGCCAGTTCATGGTTCCAATACTCGATGAAGTGAGCTCAACCCTGAAAGACAAGATCCAGGTGGTGAAGATCGATACCGAAAAGTACCCGAGTATTGCAAATAAGTACAAGATTGAAGCACTTCCTACATTTATCTTATTCAAAGATGGAGAGCCTTGTGATCGCTTT GAGGGTGCTTTGACGGCCAAACAACTCATCCAACGAATCGAGGATTCTCTGCAAGTGAAGCCTTAG
- the LOC109129537 gene encoding gelsolin-related protein of 125 kDa-like, translating to NEEDGTLTVTMPKKIKGITGLKIEEEEEEEEEKTEPIVEEKTEPEEEIKEEPKPEVEEEEVEPQREVEEDKIEEEVVEEETRDHDEEKKEEVEDKPRKKRRKKFRLPCFAGSTLLMSIIVFIIQLIQSRKK from the coding sequence AATGAAGAAGATGGGACTTTAACTGTTACAATGCCTAAGAAAATTAAGGGGATTACGGGTTTGAAgatcgaggaagaagaggaagaggaagaagaaaaaacagagccAATAGTAGAAGAGAAAAcagaaccagaagaagaaatcaaagaagagcCAAAACctgaggtagaagaagaagaagtagagccacagagagaagtggaagaagacAAGATTGAAGAAGAGGTTGTTGAGGAAGAAACAAGGGATCATGatgaggaaaagaaagaagaagtcgaagataaaccaagaaagaagagaagaaaaaagtttcGTTTACCATGTTTTGCAGGATCCACTCTGCTTATGTCTATTATTGTTTTCATTATTCAATTGATTCAGTCCAGAAAAAAATGA
- the LOC104753884 gene encoding trichohyalin-like, which yields MELELGLKATRTREDVSSSVDFRFSKDPFGPLVLTRETDSRFIIIIHIKGFKKEGIEIDINKEGDRITIEGRKPVEEMVMIRWMAWRQEVEFRVFKKVFRIPDTVVLDEIKARFDDDDATLTITMPKRVKGIPGFNIEEEEEERVDKGEVEEQSTVREESDAHSEKFETEIQRDEEFGEKETQVLGEQQNDEEETGDDYLEKSHQFDEQDKILEHIEDEKQLAESNEDSSLRKPLDIEGQGHEQTRHDEQDKKQKRVDEAESKSDDFGSTTFEEIDEQEPDHEQLDRTSKSGAKEKKTTDGDDDGLSKDQGIQEKRERCNDNRKIQDIVQGKGEEDKKKIVKKQKIAKKEINNGDAKEKIDAKMGEVLASNFADTAMKTEDLESDEELDKIEKLVEKKENAKVGAQSEDISLTRPTDFEGRDFHEQTRHEEQENSQHSETEIQREEEFGERESQVLGEEQKDIEETDDDNLDKINQIEEQEEEKIVAESNKENEDSSLRKLPDIQERDSHEQTRHEEQERVVEQQDSQAETNSNNFGCRAFEDQVGEQKPHVTKSREMEKEKIEDDDVGLRKVQEIEEPEIHNEESNKVEGEASGDERNKTAKMDIKNRDAKEKVDGKMGEGFRPNIDRTQLVAENDIGETETKTDEFESDKLKADEVHKIHELVEKKEDEGENANLRGKSKDISLKLQENEEQQSKGQKRQDKQEMIEELVEEKTPKAEPNTGNDIPKPVQAKTSDKEKEETKSVKMEIKTGDAKEEVDAKMGGGFAPNIAETATKFEFESEKLDSDEVDKIQKLVLKTEDEEGNDKVGTQGEDISSRKLQEIKQELNEPARSKKESKTQELVQNKRNDEEIAETETSEQESNRPKIIREQEKIQQQLAEEKNKFSKNGKVKEKEEIAEKKTEFCDDDDGDDISRKFREVEQQDSDAMKGQEEKDMIQESALEEKVSDGGKGIVAVLDTKAENDKSKKVQEIDQQQLHEEDRCGKQFQKLIVGEVSGRGEVDDMKITEEEKGIRDSSRKGQETAKTDSELHNNREVCRSEEKK from the exons ATGGAGCTCGAATTGGGATTAAAGGCCACGAGAACGAGAGAGGATGTATCGTCTTCGGTTGATTTCCGCTTCTCCAAAGACCCGTTTGGTCCTCTGGTTCTTACTCGAGAAACCGATTCaaggttcatcatcatcattcacatcaAAG GATTCAAAAAGGAAGGAATTGAAATAGATATAAACAAAGAAGGGGATCGGATTACTATAGAAGGGAGGAAGCCTGTGGAAGAAATGGTTATGATTAGATGGATGGCGTGGAGACAAGAAgttgaatttagggtttttaagaAGGTTTTTAGGATTCCTGATACTGTGGTTTTAGACGAGATTAAAGCtaggtttgatgatgatgatgccacTCTTACGATCACTATGCCGAAAAGAGTAAAGGGGATTCCTGGATTTAAtattgaggaggaagaagaagaaagagtggaCAAGGGAGAAGTTGAAGAGCAGAGTACAGTAAGGGAAGAATCTGATGCACACTCTGAGAAATTTGAGACAGAGATTCAGAGAGACGAAGAGTTTGGAGAAAAAGAGACTCAGGTTTTGGGAGAGCAGCAAAATGATGAGGAAGAAACTGGGGATGATTACTTAGAGAAGAGTCACCAGTTTGATGAACAAGACAAGATTCTGGAACATATAGAAGACGAAAAACAATTGGCTGAGAGTAATGAGGACAGTAGCTTAAGAAAGCCTTTAGACATTGAAGGACAAGGACATGAGCAGACAAGACATGACGAACAAGATAAAAAACAGAAACGGGTCGACGAAGCAGAGAGTAAAAGTGATGATTTTGGATCCACAACATTTGAAGAGATTGACGAACAAGAACCTGATCATGAGCAGCTGGATAGAACAAGTAAAAGTggagcaaaagaaaagaaaacgactGACGGCGACGATGATGGCTTGAGCAAGGATCAAGGGATTCAAGAAAAGCGGGAGAGATGCAATGACAACCGCAAGATTCAAGATATCGTACAAGGCAAAGGAGAGGAGGATAAGAAGAAAATTGTAAAGAAGCAGAAAATTGCAAAGAAGGAGATAAATAATGGAGACgccaaagaaaaaattgatgcAAAAATGGGTGAAGTATTGGCATCAAATTTTGCAGATACTGCGATGAAAACTGAAGATCTTGAATCAGATGAGGAGCTAGACAAGATAGAAAAGTTGgttgagaagaaggaaaacGCTAAGGTTGGAGCACAAAGTGAAGACATTAGCTTAACAAGGCCTACAGACTTTGAAGGAAGAGATTTTCATGAGCAGACAAGACATGAGGAACAAGAAAATAGCCAACACTCTGAGACTGAGattcagagagaagaagaatttggagaaagagagagtcaaGTTTTGGGAGAGGAACAAAAGGATAtagaagaaactgatgatgataatTTGGACAAGATTAACCAGAttgaggaacaagaagaagaaaaaatcgtTGCTGAGTCAAATAAAGAGAATGAGGACAGTAGCTTGAGAAAGCTCCCAGATATTCAAGAACGAGATTCTCATGAACAGACAAGACATGAGGAACAAGAACGAGTAGTGGAGCAGCAAGATTCACAAGCAGAGACTAATAGTAATAATTTTGGATGCAGAGCTTTTGAAGATCAGGTTGGTGAACAAAAACCTCATGTAACTAAAAGTAGAGAAATGGAAAAGGAAaagattgaagatgatgatgttggcTTGAGAAAGGTTCAAGAGATTGAAGAACCAGAGATACACAATGAAGAAAGCAATAAAGTGGAAGGGGAAGCAAGTGGTGACGAGAGGAATAAAACTGCAAAGATGGACATAAAAAATAGGGATGCAAAAGAAAAGGTTGATGGGAAAATGGGAGAAGGATTCAGACCAAACATTGATAGAACACAATTAGTTGCAGAAAATGACATTGGAGAAACTGAGACAAAAACTGATGAGTTTGAATCTGATAAACTAAAAGCAGATGAGGTACACAAGATACATGAACTggttgagaagaaagaagatgaaggggAAAATGCTAATCTCAGAGGAAAAAGTAAAGACATCAGCTTAAAGCTTCAAGAGAATGAAGAACAACAGTCTAAGGGACAGAAACGACAAGACAAACAAGAAATGATAGAAGAATTGGTGGAAGAGAAAACACCAAAAGCAGAGCCAAATACAGGGAATGATATTCCGAAACCAGTCCAGGCGAAGACAAGTGATAAAGAAAAGGAGGAGACAAAAAGTGTAAAGATGGAGATAAAAACTGGGGATGCCAAAGAAGAAGTTGATGCAAAAATGGGCGGAGGATTTGCACCAAACATTGCAGAAACTGCGACAAAATTTGAGTTTGAATCTGAAAAACTAGATTCAGATGAGGTAGACAAGATACAGAAACTGGTTCTGAAGACAGAGGATGAAGAGGGAAATGATAAGGTTGGAACACAAGGTGAAGACATCAGCTCAAGAAAGCTTCAAGAGATAAAACAAGAGTTGAATGAACCAGCAAGATCTAAGAAAGAAAGCAAGACGCAGGAACTGgtgcaaaacaaaagaaatgatgaagaaattgcagaaacagaaacaagtGAGCAAGAGTCAAATAGACCAAAAATAATCAGGGAACAAGAAAAGATCCAACAACAACTGGCTGAAGAGAagaataaattttcaaaaaatggaaaagtcaaggagaaagaggaaattgcagagaagaaaacagaattttgtgatgatgatgatggtgatgatattTCAAGAAAATTTCGAGAGGTTGAACAACAAGATTCAGATGCAATGAAGggccaagaagaaaaagacatgaTTCAAGAATCAGCACTTGAAGAAAAAGTGAGTGATGGAGGCAAAGGAATCGTTGCAGTGTTGGATACAAAAGCTGAGAATGATAAGTCTAAAAAAGTTCAAGAGATTGACCAACAACAGTTGCATGAAGAAGATAGATGTGGAAAACAATTCCAGAAACTCATAGTAGGTGAAGTAAGTGGTCGCGGAGAAGTTGATGATATGAAAataacagaagaagagaaaggaatCAGGGATAGCTCGAGAAAAGGCCAAGAGACTGCAAAAACAGATTCAGAACTCCACAACAACAGAGAAGTTTGTCGAAGTGAAGAGAAGAAG
- the LOC109129393 gene encoding trichohyalin-like: MKGQEEKDMIQESALEEKVSDGGKGIVAVLDTKAENDKSKKVQEIDQQQLHEEDRCGKQFQKLIVGEVSGRGEVDDMKITEEEKGIRDSSRKGQETAKTDSELHNNREVCRSEEKKYYRPEKMEQELVNLNSQLEQDNVEDGEKNQEPVEEEIKDCKEEDGGAESKIKTDDDVVRKVQGIKEHESYRTEREHVSKVQELVEEKIGDHEQEKTISESEVEGECDSLRKVDVSKSQQLHEPKRHRESDKTRITGAEEPSCQEDEKIVEPMTTTEDDNPVDVPEINKEQPDDKLESEEKPYKIQEVVEARLNDHNEEEQEEKATAKAELETERESSKKVEETEQQNYDGPKMQNIAVEQKGTVEMRTKTKDGSLTKVQDDEDQESSKPYKRKIEDKTQELVEMGTSDYREKAKKQDENYDILRSQEDLDEFERHGERSNIPQLVEEENVENIAELGGESYEDWTHEEREKRKYLVKEEAADLKDKHTGGDDHTDDKQEQHQEKIIVKAELKTDEDSSKRVQETEKQDEDELQRSMTQDKMQETEEKDKSRAMEENEIVERREKTINESLRKVQEDEEDPQLGKQKRHGEEDRIHELVVETELNDHRGKVKKKDRYGVLRRSQETVKLDLGERERHCKKINKHISVKDEHTVGGEGEHDEEERYEEVAQAKKKVEQVLYKSEGVLKEEVSDREKEEENLVDDSTTKIQETGKEELHELEMYKKQDMVLDFLEDETGDQKDEKAEEAVVATNANESSRTVQTIEEKSEVDKETNKIPEISDPEVKETKEKVPKARNVRETKELEAHVQEEGKTENCKDDGQGRREENGKQGKIVETMSRERFKSTSDDGIVRKEIQETKVQDSNEKKNQEQKGKIEETERRESSSHEVKLVTEDDSLRKGQEILEKESNVSKRGQVEAKTKINNVKSREEEEEQKKIRKKMEEKSNAPEKEREANEKVAEERMQDKTDNRTKNQEIKGEELYEFLRNVEHDKIPEYHREEGKGMEQSEIEEMKRTTEDCSSRKVQQNKVQESDEVEKHRKLSEIQESSNTQESVGKETQKHSKENKNERGGYNAVLKEKSMASSESQDAEEKRSDQPKRYAEQKERKEELFIREGEQKEKAKKMSQVDSKANDDSSKINHQEVVEIDQRKEELEEENVVGKAQTIDEYESSRKIQEHEKLKSDKLETHGEEEMSKKLAEQGTSDDKEAKEGNKAGEVLEEVDTKIRDDGFGKVRELEEQETDKKQSYVGNDISGKSKKNKNQETKRKDDNRSGNNTQANEKQESHEQKRNEEEVVEKEEIIEEHDSSRKIHEHDRRKSDTMSGNIAEEETSDDEEAKERNRAGAVLGEVLKIREIEKHEQDNKQSFVDTSGKAKENKNQETKRTDDNSSGNKTQKQESHKKKTHDDQDKKNPGLLGKKTNSCRNEDKKNAEAEVSRKLKGVEKRESTKKVETHENRDDIKELVEEKMNNKEGQEKESIITDVLAKAEDDELRKQDKSREQRLRDNLKYEETSKTETKRKDNEQERIKEQGRIKELVEDRTHSCREKENKETEFEDSKKIQERDKEESTEAGRNEKRDKIQEPVDRETSDDDEEELEIEFEEEEENWEAEVIQETDSDHEDNNDIRHIKRIRLGFRLVGGSTLFMSLIVIVISFIRSKRKIRCYKF; this comes from the coding sequence ATGAAGggccaagaagaaaaagacatgaTTCAAGAATCAGCACTTGAAGAAAAAGTGAGTGATGGAGGCAAAGGAATCGTTGCAGTGTTGGATACAAAAGCTGAGAATGATAAGTCTAAAAAAGTTCAAGAGATTGACCAACAACAGTTGCATGAAGAAGATAGATGTGGAAAACAATTCCAGAAACTCATAGTAGGTGAAGTAAGTGGTCGCGGAGAAGTTGATGATATGAAAataacagaagaagagaaaggaatCAGGGATAGCTCGAGAAAAGGCCAAGAGACTGCAAAAACAGATTCAGAACTCCACAACAACAGAGAAGTTTGTCgaagtgaagagaagaagtaTTACAGACCTGAAAAGATGGAACAAGAATTGGTTAACTTGAACAGCCAATTGGAGCAAGACAATGTTGAAGATGGAGAAAAGAATCAAGAACCGGTGGAAGAGGAAATCAAGGattgtaaagaagaagatggcggTGCAGAATCAAAGATCAAAACCGATGATGATGTTGTAAGAAAGGTTCAAGGTATTAAAGAACATGAGTCGTATAGGACGGAAAGGGAACATGTAAGCAAGGTTCAAGAATTGGTTGAAGAGAAAATTGGTGATCATGAGCAAGAGAAAACAATCTCAGAGTCAGAGGTAGAAGGTGAATGTGATAGCTTAAGAAAGGTAGACGTTAGCAAATCACAGCAGTTGCATGAACCAAAGAGACACAGAGAAAGCGATAAGACCCGAATAACTGGAGCAGAGGAACCAAGTTGTCAAGAGGATGAGAAAATTGTAGAGCCTATGACAACAACAGAGGATGACAATCCCGTAGATGTTCCAGAGATTAATAAAGAACAACCTGATGACAAGCTAGAGAGCGAGGAGAAACCATACAAAATTCAAGAAGTGGTGGAAGCGAGACTCAATGACcataatgaagaagaacaagaagaaaaggcaACGGCCAAGGCAGAACTGGAAACGGAAAGAGAGAGCTCAAAAAAGGTTGAAGAGACTGAGCAACAGAATTATGATGGACcaaagatgcaaaatatagCAGTGGAGCAGAAGGGGACTGTGGAGATGAGGACAAAAACTAAAGATGGTAGCTTGACTAAAGTTCaagatgatgaagatcaagAATCGAGTAAACCTTATAAGAGAAAAATAGAAGACAAGACCCAGGAACTAGTGGAAATGGGAACAAGTGATTACAGAGAAAAAGCCAAGAAACAAGATGAGAATTATGACATCTTAAGAAGCCAAGAGGATTTAGATGAATTTGAGAGACACGGTGAGCGAAGCAATATTCCTCAAttggtagaagaagaaaacgtgGAGAACATCGCTGAGCTGGGGGGAGAATCATATGAAGATTGGACACACGAGGAgcgagaaaagagaaaatatttggtTAAAGAGGAAGCAGCTGATCTTAAAGATAAACACACTGGTGGAGATGACCATACTGAtgataaacaagaacaacatcaaGAAAAGATTATTGTCAAGGCAGAACTTAAAACTGATGAAGATAGCTCAAAGAGGGTTCAAGAGACTGAAAAACAGGATGAAGATGAATTGCAGAGATCTATGACACAAGACAAAatgcaagaaacagaggaaaaagacAAAAGTAGAGCAATGGAGGAGAATGAGATTGTGGAGAGAAGGGAAAAAACTATAAATGAAAGCTTGAGAAAGgttcaagaagatgaagaagatccaCAATTGGGTAAACAGAAGAGACATGGGGAAGAAGACAGAATCCATGAGTTAGTAGTGGAAACGGAATTAAATGATCACAGAGGGAAAGTCAAGAAAAAAGATAGATATGGTGTCTTAAGAAGAAGCCAAGAGACTGTGAAATTGGATTTAGGCGAACGTGAGAGACactgtaagaaaataaataaacatatatcaGTGAAAGATGAACACACAGTAGGAGGGGAAGGAGaacatgatgaagaagaaagatatgaGGAAGTTGCACAGGCTAAGAAAAAAGTTGAACAGGTGCTGTACAAGTCGGAAGGAGTACTAAAAGAGGAAGTAAGTGATcgcgaaaaagaagaagaaaatctcGTGGATGATTCTACGACAAAGATTCAAGAAACTGGAAAAGAAGAGCTACATGAATTGGAGATGTACAAGAAACAAGACATGGTCCTAGATTTTTTGGAAGACGAAACTGGGGATCAGAAAGATGAAAAAGCAGAGGAAGCTGTAGTTGCAACCAATGCGAACGAAAGTTCAAGAACGGTTCAAACGATTGAAGAAAAATCAGAAGTAGACAAGGAAACAAACAAGATCCCTGAAATAAGTGATCCTGAAgtaaaagagacaaaagagaagGTTCCCAAGGCAAGAAATGTCCGAGAGACAAAAGAGCTAGAAGCACATGTTCAGgaagaaggaaaaacagagaattgTAAAGATGATGGACaaggaaggagagaagaaaacgGAAAACAAGGAAAGATTGTTGAGACTATGTCACGCGAAAGGTTCAAGTCAACAAGTGACGATGGTATTGTGAGAAAGGAGATTCAAGAGACCAAAGTGCAAGAttcaaatgagaagaaaaatcaagaacagAAAGGCAagattgaagaaacagagaggagAGAATCGAGTAGTCATGAGGTAAAGTTGGTGACTGAAGATGATAGCCTTAGAAAAGGTCAAGAGATTTTGGAAAAGGAGTCAAATGTGTCAAAGAGGGGACAAGTAGAGGCAAAGACAAAAATCAACAATGTTAAATCaagggaggaagaagaggaacagaagaagattaggaaaaaaatggaagagaaatcaaatgctcctgagaaagaaagagaggcaAATGAGAAAGTTGCAGAAGAGCGGATGCAAGATAAGACTGACAACAGAACTAAGAACcaagagattaaaggagaagaaCTATATGAGTTTCTACGAAATGTAGAGCATGATAAGATCCCAGAATATCATAGAGAAGAGGGAAAGGGAATGGAACAGAGTGAAATTGAGGAGATGAAGAGAACAACTGAGGATTGTAGCTCAAGAAAGGTTCAACAAAATAAAGTACAAGAATCAGATGAAGTAGAGAAACACCGGAAACTAAGTGAGATACAAGAAAGTAGCAACACCCAAGAATCAGTGGGAAAAGAAACACAGAAGCATagcaaagaaaataagaatgaAAGGGGAGGATATAATGCAGTGCTCAAGGAAAAATCTATGGCTTCAAGTGAGTCTCAAGATGCTGAGGAAAAAAGATCAGATCAGCCAAAGAGATATGCAGaacagaaagagagaaaagaagaacttTTTATAAGAGAAGGAGAGCAGAAGGAGAAGGCAAAGAAAATGTCACAGGTCGATTCAAAAGCTAATGATGATAGctcaaaaataaatcatcaagaAGTGGTTGAAATAGACCAGAGGAAAGAAGAATTAGAGGAGGAGAATGTTGTTGGTAAAGCACAGACAATAGACGAATATGAGAGCTCAAGGAAGATTCAAGAACACGAAAAACTAAAGTCAGATAAACTAGAAACACATGGGGAAGAAGAGATGAGCAAAAAACTTGCAGAACAGGGAACAAGCGATgataaagaagcaaaagaaggaaacaaagcaGGGGAAGTACTGGAAGAGGTGGATACTAAAATTAGGGATGATGGCTTTGGAAAGGTAAGAGAgcttgaagaacaagaaacagaCAAGAAGCAATCATATGTGGGAAATGACATAAGTGGTAAAtcaaaaaagaacaagaatcaAGAGACAAAGAGGAAAGATGATAATAGGTCCGGAAATAATACTCAAGCAAATGAAAAACAAGAGTCTCatgaacaaaagagaaatgAGGAAGAGGTTgttgagaaagaagagataataGAAGAACATGATAGCTCAAGGAAGATTCATGAACATGACAGACGAAAGTCAGATACAATGAGCGGAAATATTGCAGAAGAGGAAACAAGCGATGATGAAGAAgccaaagaaagaaacagagcaggGGCAGTACTGGGAGAGGTTTTGAAGataagagagattgagaaacaCGAGCAAGACAATAAGCAATCATTTGTGGACACAAGTGGTAAAGCAAAAGAGAACAAGAACCAAGAGACAAAGAGGACAGATGATAATAGCTCAggaaataaaactcaaaaacaagagTCTCATAAGAAAAAGACTCATGACGATCAAGACAAGAAGAACCCGGGACTACttgggaaaaaaacaaacagttgcagaaatgaagataaaaaaaatgcagaagCAGAGGTGTCAAGAAAGTTAAAGGGAGTTGAAAAACGAGAATCAACTAAAAAGGTTGAAACACATGAAAACCGAGATGACATCAAAGAATTGGTTGAAGAGAAAATGAACAACAAAGAAGGACAAGAAAAGGAGAGCATAATTACGGATGTCTTGGCAAAAGCTGAAGACGATGAACTGAGGAAACAAGACAAGAGCAGGGAACAAAGACTAAGAGATAACCTTAAATATGAAGAAACGTCaaagacagaaacaaaaagaaaggataATGAACAAGAGAGAATTAAAGAGCAAGGAAGGATCAAAGAATTGGTAGAAGACAGGACACATTCttgcagagaaaaagaaaacaaagaaactgaATTTGAAGACTCGAAAAAGATtcaagagagagacaaagaagaaTCAACTGAAGCAGGAAGAAATGAGAAACGAGACAAGATCCAAGAACCAGTGGATAGGGAAACAAgtgatgatgacgaagaagagttagaaattgaatttgaagaagaagaagaaaactgggAAGCTGAAGTAATTCAAGAAACGGATTCAGATCATGAAGATAATAATGATATTAGACATATAAAAAGAATCAGATTAGGATTCCGGTTAGTGGGAGGATCAACATTGTTTATGTCACTTATAGTCATAGTTATTAGTTTCATTCGTTCCAAGAGAAAAATAAGATGTTACAAGTTCTAA
- the LOC104751574 gene encoding indole glucosinolate O-methyltransferase 5-like, protein MRDLIPQIGDDDDDDTELGLAAVWLANCTALPMVFKAAIELGVIDTLYVANVTGSGLFLTPCEIASRLPTKPTNPEAPALLDRMLRLLASYTIVKCQAVEGVRVYKAEPICRYFLKDNVDQELGTLASQFIVSLDSVFLNTWAQLKDVVLEGGVAFGRANGGLKLFDYISKDERLSKLFNRTGFSVGILKKFLQVYRGFEGIDVLVDVGGGVGDTLGIVSAKYPNIKGINFDLTCALSQAPSYPNVENVAGDMFVDVPRGDAILLKRILHDWTDEDCEKILKNCWKSLPENGKVIVMEIVTPDEAEVNDVQSKISFDMDLLMLTQLSGGKERSRAEFGAIATNSGFQHCNFVCRAYHLWVIEFYK, encoded by the exons atgagagaCTTAATTCCTCAAATCggtgacgatgatgatgatgacactgAGCTTGGATTAGCGGCCGTTTGGCTAGCCAATTGCACAGCCTTACCGATGGTTTTCAAAGCCGCCATCGAGCTCGGTGTCATTGACACTCTCTACGTAGCTAACGTCACTGGATCCGGTTTGTTCCTCACACCTTGTGAGATAGCATCACGGCTTCCTACAAAGCCTACAAACCCTGAAGCACCGGCTCTGTTGGACCGTATGCTTCGGTTACTTGCTAGCTACACCATTGTCAAGTGCCAAGCCGTAGAAGGTGTGAGGGTCTACAAAGCCGAGCCAATTTGTCGCtatttcttgaaagataatgTTGATCAAGAATTGGGAACACTTGCTTCTCAGTTCATTGTATCACTCGATAGCGTCTTCCTCAATACATG ggcgCAATTGAAAGATGTGGTGCTAGAAGGAGGAGTTGCATTTGGCCGTGCCAACGGTGGTTTAAAACTCTTTGACTATATAAGCAAAGATGAGAGATTAAGCAAACTCTTTAACCGGACCGGATTCTCCGTGGGGATTCTGAAGAAGTTTTTACAAGTTTATAGAGGTTTTGAAGGAATTGATGTGTTGGTTGATGTAGGAGGAGGAGTTGGAGACACACTTGGCATTGTTAGTGCAAAGTATCCAAACATTAAAGGCATCAATTTTGATCTAACTTGTGCTTTGTCACAAGCTCCTTCGTATCCTAATGTTGAAAATGTGGCTGGTGACATGTTTGTAGATGTCCCAAGAGGTGATGCTATCCTCTTGAAA CGTATACTTCATGATTGGACTGATGAAGACTGTGAAAAGATTCTTAAGAACTGTTGGAAATCATTACCTGAGAATGGGAAAGTGATTGTCATGGAAATAGTTACTCCGGATGAAGCAGAGGTTAATGATGTGCAGTCCAAAATTTCCTTTGACATGGATTTGTTGATGCTCACTCAACTATCTGGTGGGAAAGAGAGGTCGCGGGCCGAGTTTGGAGCTATAGCTACGAATTCAGGGTTTCAGCATTGCAACTTTGTATGCCGTGCATATCATTTATGGGTCATTGAGTTTTATAAATAA